A DNA window from Candidatus Rokuibacteriota bacterium contains the following coding sequences:
- a CDS encoding VOC family protein — protein MDRILFDHVAIGMPTMADAAPFLAGNLGGIPDSGHTSGSFTWGTYRFDGGGSIEIIEPLGTSGFLHRFLAERGPGVHHVTFKVPSLDDVSTRAEAAGYDIVGRDDSDPTWREAFLHPKQALGIVVQFAQPGPSHGTPHPSTPPPGVPSPPPPVTLLGLRMRAQSRERAVTQWGTVLQGKTADGPRGSLVFRWPGSFMRLAVEIDPVQNEGPIAIELASLRTLALPEGPHPALGAVFTEEEA, from the coding sequence GTGGACCGCATCCTCTTCGACCACGTCGCCATTGGCATGCCGACGATGGCCGACGCGGCGCCCTTCCTCGCGGGGAATCTTGGCGGCATCCCCGACTCCGGCCACACGTCGGGGTCCTTCACCTGGGGCACCTACCGCTTCGACGGCGGCGGCTCTATCGAGATCATCGAGCCGCTCGGCACGTCGGGCTTCCTCCACCGATTTCTCGCCGAGCGCGGCCCCGGCGTCCACCACGTCACCTTCAAGGTGCCGAGCCTCGACGACGTCTCCACGCGGGCCGAGGCGGCGGGATACGACATCGTCGGCCGTGACGATTCCGACCCGACGTGGAGGGAAGCGTTCCTTCATCCCAAGCAGGCGCTCGGCATCGTCGTCCAGTTCGCCCAGCCCGGGCCGTCTCACGGCACGCCGCATCCCTCCACGCCTCCACCGGGAGTGCCCTCGCCCCCGCCGCCCGTGACGCTGCTGGGGCTCCGCATGCGGGCTCAGTCGCGCGAGCGCGCCGTGACCCAGTGGGGCACGGTGCTTCAGGGGAAGACGGCCGACGGGCCGCGCGGCAGCCTCGTCTTCAGATGGCCGGGCTCGTTCATGAGGCTTGCCGTGGAAATCGACCCAGTCCAGAATGAGGGTCCGATCGCGATCGAGCTGGCGAGCCTGCGCACGTTGGCGCTGCCGGAGGGCCCGCATCCGGCTCTGGGAGCCGTCTTCACGGAAGAGGAGGCCTGA
- a CDS encoding multiheme c-type cytochrome has translation MIVLAAAVVVGWKLLSGLEPNRATKGRLVAYVGDRSCAECHAKQSNEWLGSHHQRAMQPATAETVLGDFNGVCHVRGQVLHYDIRHPGLG, from the coding sequence ATGATCGTCCTGGCGGCGGCCGTGGTCGTCGGCTGGAAGCTCCTCTCCGGCTTAGAGCCCAACAGGGCGACTAAAGGCAGGCTGGTGGCGTACGTCGGTGACCGCTCCTGCGCCGAGTGCCACGCGAAGCAGAGCAACGAGTGGCTGGGCTCGCATCATCAGCGCGCCATGCAGCCCGCGACGGCCGAGACCGTCTTGGGCGACTTCAACGGCGTGTGCCATGTCCGGGGTCAGGTCTTGCATTACGACATCAGGCACCCAGGACTGGGCTAG
- a CDS encoding AI-2E family transporter — protein sequence MAQESDSRFYARVFWLTAAALLALALLSILKPFFESILWAGLLAFLLAPVTRRLTRAFRGRRSLAALLVTLAGALFVLIPAVVTAVVFAGQASELVAKLQELADRYKIAQASDVFLVPALDRLVQWISRLVSVSPEQIQGLAIQGSKSLLILLVASSGAFFAGVLGVVVEVTLTLFLLFFFVRDGERAVARGLTMIPLSAERKEHLVGHLSAVTRAVALGTLLTAVCQGTLVGLSFAFTGLPSPVVFGVLASLAALIPLVGSALVWVPAAIVLVAHGRVGAAIFLAFWGLVVVSLVDNIVKPLVVSGRAQISTLPVLLGLMGGLATFGAIGIILGPVVVALVLALFRFAEEEHGA from the coding sequence ATGGCCCAGGAGAGCGACAGCCGCTTTTACGCGAGGGTGTTCTGGCTGACCGCGGCCGCGCTGCTGGCGCTGGCCCTCCTGAGCATCCTCAAGCCCTTCTTCGAATCCATCCTGTGGGCGGGGTTGCTCGCTTTTCTCCTCGCGCCCGTCACGCGCCGGCTCACGCGCGCCTTCCGCGGGCGCCGGAGTCTCGCGGCCTTGCTCGTGACGCTGGCGGGGGCGCTCTTCGTCCTGATCCCGGCCGTCGTCACCGCGGTCGTCTTCGCCGGCCAGGCGTCCGAGCTCGTCGCCAAGCTCCAGGAACTCGCCGACCGGTACAAGATCGCCCAGGCGAGCGACGTCTTTCTGGTGCCGGCCCTCGACCGCCTCGTCCAGTGGATCAGCAGGCTCGTATCCGTGTCACCGGAGCAGATCCAGGGCTTGGCGATCCAAGGCTCCAAGTCGCTGCTGATCCTCCTCGTCGCCTCTAGCGGCGCCTTCTTCGCCGGCGTGCTGGGTGTGGTTGTCGAGGTGACCCTGACCCTCTTCCTCCTATTCTTCTTCGTGCGCGACGGCGAGCGGGCGGTGGCGCGCGGCCTGACCATGATCCCGCTGAGCGCCGAGCGGAAGGAGCACCTGGTCGGCCACCTCTCGGCCGTGACGCGGGCGGTGGCCCTGGGGACGCTCCTCACGGCCGTGTGCCAAGGGACGCTGGTCGGCCTCAGCTTCGCGTTCACGGGCCTGCCGTCTCCCGTCGTCTTCGGTGTCCTGGCCTCGCTGGCGGCGCTCATCCCGCTGGTGGGCTCAGCCCTGGTATGGGTCCCCGCAGCGATTGTGCTTGTCGCGCACGGGCGGGTGGGCGCCGCCATCTTCCTCGCCTTCTGGGGCCTGGTGGTGGTCTCCCTGGTGGACAATATCGTCAAGCCGCTCGTCGTCTCCGGCCGGGCACAGATCTCGACGCTGCCCGTGCTCCTCGGTCTGATGGGCGGCCTCGCGACATTCGGCGCCATCGGCATCATCCTCGGTCCCGTGGTGGTCGCCCTCGTGCTCGCCCTCTTTCGCTTCGCCGAAGAGGAACACGGAGCCTGA
- a CDS encoding TauD/TfdA family dioxygenase encodes MGILVASVRGDFVARVSGLDLSKPLDDGDFGQVRDAFHRDAVLVFPEQPQSDEQQIAFSERFGPLEVSIRKDRPRAVARAEVSDLSNVDADGRLYAPDDERSIYNAGNRLWHSDSSFKRVPAMASLLSGREVPPHGGETEYADLRGAWDALPAERRRGLDALVAEHSFVYSRGLIGYDQFTDAERAIVPPIQQAVVRTHPATGRKSLYLGSHASYIIGRPVEEGRALLKELLEFATQPQFVYCHVWKRNDLVMWDNRCVLHRGRPWDEQRHRRVMHRTTIAGAGPTVVDGRPIPVG; translated from the coding sequence ATGGGGATCCTGGTGGCGTCCGTCCGGGGAGACTTTGTCGCGAGAGTCAGCGGGCTCGATCTCTCGAAGCCGCTCGACGACGGCGACTTCGGCCAGGTGCGGGACGCCTTCCACCGCGACGCCGTGCTGGTCTTCCCCGAGCAACCGCAGAGCGACGAGCAGCAGATCGCCTTCAGCGAGCGCTTCGGCCCCCTCGAGGTCAGCATCCGCAAGGACAGGCCGCGGGCCGTGGCGCGCGCTGAAGTCTCCGACCTCTCCAACGTGGACGCCGACGGCCGGCTCTACGCCCCGGACGACGAGCGCTCCATCTACAACGCGGGCAACCGCCTCTGGCACAGCGACAGCTCCTTCAAGCGCGTGCCGGCCATGGCCTCGCTCCTCTCGGGCCGCGAGGTGCCGCCGCACGGCGGCGAGACCGAGTACGCCGATCTCCGCGGCGCGTGGGATGCCCTGCCGGCCGAGCGCCGCCGAGGGCTCGATGCGCTCGTCGCCGAGCACAGTTTCGTCTACTCGCGGGGGCTCATCGGCTACGACCAGTTCACCGACGCGGAGCGGGCCATCGTCCCGCCGATCCAGCAGGCGGTGGTGAGAACCCACCCGGCGACGGGCAGGAAGTCCCTCTACCTGGGCTCCCACGCCTCGTACATCATCGGCAGGCCGGTGGAGGAAGGCCGCGCGCTGCTGAAGGAGCTGCTGGAATTCGCGACTCAGCCCCAGTTCGTCTACTGCCACGTCTGGAAACGGAACGACCTCGTCATGTGGGACAACCGCTGCGTGCTTCACCGCGGTCGCCCGTGGGACGAACAGCGTCACCGCCGGGTCATGCACCGGACCACGATCGCCGGCGCCGGCCCCACGGTCGTGGACGGCCGCCCCATCCCCGTCGGCTAG
- a CDS encoding CoA transferase — protein sequence MATFPLALDGVRVLDLSRVIAGPWCGALLADLGADVIKVEDTGGGDESRTWPPHKDGEAAAYLLFNRNKRGMTLDLKAPEAVEVVKTLVGSSDVLIENFRTGTMESFGLGYEALAAINPRLIYCSVSAFGRTGPRKDAPGYEALMQAFSGIMSITGEPGGQPVRAGVSFLDLSTGILCAMGVCAALIQRERTGLGQRVDGSLLETAVSLLAFHAEGYLLTGAVPKALGSGHPSLSPYRNFKCKDGQWIFIAAANDRFWLKLVGALGLDDLAADPRFAVNQQRVKNRVELETLLERVIGERDREPLLKLLAEADVPATPVNTVAEVMTDPQTIERGIVQKVTHPTLGEIPVVGTPLKFSRMAPGVRRAAPLRGEHTDQILAECGLAPSRIRELRDKKVVL from the coding sequence ATGGCCACCTTCCCCCTCGCCCTCGACGGCGTCCGCGTGCTCGATCTCTCCCGCGTCATCGCCGGCCCCTGGTGCGGCGCTCTCCTGGCCGACCTCGGGGCCGACGTCATCAAGGTGGAGGACACGGGCGGCGGCGACGAGTCCCGCACCTGGCCGCCCCACAAGGACGGCGAAGCCGCGGCCTATCTCCTCTTCAACCGCAACAAGCGCGGCATGACGCTCGATCTCAAGGCCCCGGAGGCGGTCGAGGTCGTCAAGACCCTCGTCGGGTCCTCCGACGTCCTCATCGAGAACTTCCGCACGGGCACCATGGAGAGCTTCGGCCTCGGCTACGAGGCGCTGGCGGCGATCAATCCCCGGCTCATCTACTGCTCCGTCTCGGCCTTCGGCCGGACAGGCCCGCGCAAGGACGCGCCGGGCTACGAGGCGCTCATGCAGGCCTTCTCCGGCATCATGTCCATCACCGGTGAGCCGGGCGGCCAGCCGGTGCGCGCGGGCGTGTCCTTCCTGGATCTCTCGACGGGCATACTTTGCGCAATGGGCGTCTGCGCCGCCCTGATCCAGCGGGAGCGCACCGGGCTCGGCCAGCGGGTCGACGGCTCGCTCCTCGAGACCGCGGTGAGCCTGCTGGCCTTCCACGCCGAGGGCTACCTCCTGACCGGCGCCGTCCCCAAGGCGCTCGGCTCGGGGCATCCGTCGCTCTCGCCCTACCGCAACTTCAAGTGCAAGGACGGCCAGTGGATCTTCATCGCCGCGGCCAACGACCGCTTCTGGCTGAAGCTCGTGGGCGCGCTCGGCCTCGACGACCTGGCGGCCGACCCGCGATTCGCGGTCAACCAGCAGCGGGTCAAGAATCGTGTCGAGCTCGAGACGCTGCTGGAGCGGGTGATCGGCGAGCGGGACCGCGAGCCACTCTTGAAGCTCCTGGCGGAGGCCGACGTCCCCGCCACGCCCGTCAACACCGTGGCCGAGGTGATGACCGACCCGCAGACGATCGAGCGCGGTATCGTCCAGAAGGTGACGCACCCCACGCTCGGCGAGATCCCCGTGGTCGGGACGCCGCTCAAGTTCTCGCGGATGGCGCCGGGCGTGCGGCGCGCCGCGCCGCTCCGCGGCGAGCACACCGACCAGATCCTGGCCGAGTGCGGCCTGGCGCCTTCGAGGATCCGCGAGCTGCGCGACAAGAAAGTCGTCTTGTAA